The following coding sequences lie in one Chlorocebus sabaeus isolate Y175 chromosome 29, mChlSab1.0.hap1, whole genome shotgun sequence genomic window:
- the C29H15orf40 gene encoding UPF0235 protein C15orf40 homolog isoform X1 yields the protein MLRLRSVLRQLRSTPNTRGSARLPLRAEMPRKAGATTKGESQSKEPERPFPPLGPVAVDPKGCVTITIHAKPGSKQNAVTDLTAEAVNVAIAAPPSEGEANAELCRYLSKVLELRKSDVVLDKGGKSREKVVKLLASTTPEEILEKLKKEARKT from the exons ATGCTGCGGCTCCGCAGCGTGCTGAGGCAGCTCCGGTCAACACCCAATACTCGGGGCTCAGCTCGGCTTCCTCTTCGCGCTGAGATGCCTAGGAAGGCTGGTGCGACGACTAAG GGGGAAAGCCAGAGCAAGGAACCAGAGAGACCATTTCCTCCCTTAGGTCCTGTGGCAGTTGATCCTAAAGGTTGTGTCACCATAACCATCCATGCAAAACCTGGCTCCAAACAAAATGCTGTAACAG ATTTGACAGCAGAGGCCGTAAATGTAGCTATCGCAGCACCTCCATCAGAGGGAGAGGCTAATGCTGAGCTCTGTCGGTATCTTTCCAAGGTCCTAGAACTCAGGAAGAGTGATGTGGTTTTGGATAAG GGTGGTAAATCTCGTGAAAAGGTGGTGAAGCTTTTGGCTTCTACAACTCCAGAAGAGATCTTGGAGAAATTAAAAAAGGAagccagaaaaacataa
- the C29H15orf40 gene encoding UPF0235 protein C15orf40 homolog isoform X2 encodes MLRLRSVLRQLRSTPNTRGSARLPLRAEMPRKAGATTKGESQSKEPERPFPPLGPVAVDPKGCVTITIHAKPGSKQNAVTDLTAEAVNVAIAAPPSEGEANAELCRYLSKVLELRKSDVVLDKTGFHHVDQAGLELLTSTDLPISASQSAGIASVNHHVQPSLIITH; translated from the exons ATGCTGCGGCTCCGCAGCGTGCTGAGGCAGCTCCGGTCAACACCCAATACTCGGGGCTCAGCTCGGCTTCCTCTTCGCGCTGAGATGCCTAGGAAGGCTGGTGCGACGACTAAG GGGGAAAGCCAGAGCAAGGAACCAGAGAGACCATTTCCTCCCTTAGGTCCTGTGGCAGTTGATCCTAAAGGTTGTGTCACCATAACCATCCATGCAAAACCTGGCTCCAAACAAAATGCTGTAACAG ATTTGACAGCAGAGGCCGTAAATGTAGCTATCGCAGCACCTCCATCAGAGGGAGAGGCTAATGCTGAGCTCTGTCGGTATCTTTCCAAGGTCCTAGAACTCAGGAAGAGTGATGTGGTTTTGGATAAG acggggtttcaccatgttgaccaggctggtctcgaactcctgacctcaactgatctgcccatctcagcctcccaaagtgctgggattgcaagtgtgaaccaccatgtccagccatctttgattattacacattaa
- the LOC103231084 gene encoding large ribosomal subunit protein eL42 yields MVNVPKTRRTFCKKCGKHQPHKVTQYKKGKDSLYAQGKRRYDRKQSGYGGQTKPIFRKKAKTTKKIVLRLECVEPNCRSKRMLAIKRCKHFELGGDKKRKGQVIQF; encoded by the coding sequence ATGGTTAACGTCCCTAAAACCCGCCGGACTTTCTGTAAGAAGTGTGGCAAGCACCAACCCCACAAAGTGACACAGTACAAGAAGGGCAAGGATTCTCTGTATGCCCAGGGAAAGCGGCGTTATGACAGGAAGCAGAGTGGCTATGGTGGGCAAACTAAGCCGATTTTCCGGAAAAAggctaaaactacaaagaagattGTGCTAAGGCTTGAGTGCGTTGAGCCCAACTGCAGATCTAAGAGAATGCTGGCTATTAAAAGATGCAAGCATTTTGAACTGGGAGGAGATAAGAAGAGAAAGGGCCAAGTGATCCAGTTCTAA